The proteins below come from a single Streptomyces sp. MRC013 genomic window:
- a CDS encoding SUKH-3 domain-containing protein, whose product MTAAGWYEGRDAGDAAMLAALRTVTLAEPVVGGATWTLFPAAERALREFHGLRVHPTGPGRDVAATGCVIDPTEARHALRPCALLGESTGSRLFPFGRTDADALLAVDDEGRLFSLDHGGRWHLGDTVHEGLTTLTEGHAPRRVAARRWSWAAPSTAQPLVDTVRTALAAVYVLHHRRVFSARSLRLTVTTLRGIGVRTVDGTLPLPGGSREEAAEPLVAGMEALIGAAGATARGAEVQVAVSVPPHTAVPLSSVECTVRTGHSAKTPTSTELVLSAGAGASVGRARAALDACSEDFARYTGQSSP is encoded by the coding sequence CTGACCGCGGCCGGCTGGTACGAGGGCCGTGACGCCGGGGACGCCGCCATGCTTGCCGCCCTGCGGACCGTCACGCTCGCCGAGCCGGTGGTCGGCGGGGCCACGTGGACACTGTTTCCGGCCGCCGAGCGGGCGTTGCGCGAATTCCACGGACTGCGCGTGCACCCGACGGGACCCGGCCGCGACGTCGCGGCCACGGGGTGCGTGATCGACCCCACCGAGGCGAGACACGCCCTGCGCCCCTGCGCGCTCCTCGGCGAGTCCACGGGCTCCCGGTTGTTCCCGTTCGGACGCACGGACGCCGACGCGCTGCTCGCCGTCGACGACGAAGGCCGCCTGTTCTCCCTCGACCATGGAGGACGCTGGCACCTCGGAGACACCGTGCACGAGGGCCTGACCACCCTCACGGAGGGCCACGCCCCGCGCAGGGTCGCCGCCCGGCGGTGGAGCTGGGCCGCCCCGTCGACCGCGCAACCGCTCGTCGACACCGTACGCACGGCCCTGGCGGCCGTGTACGTCCTGCACCACCGTCGGGTGTTCAGCGCCCGCAGCCTGAGGCTTACGGTCACGACGCTGCGGGGCATCGGCGTGAGGACCGTGGACGGAACCCTGCCCCTGCCCGGTGGCTCCCGGGAGGAGGCCGCGGAACCGCTCGTGGCCGGCATGGAGGCGCTGATCGGGGCCGCGGGCGCCACCGCGCGAGGCGCCGAGGTCCAGGTGGCCGTGAGCGTCCCCCCGCACACGGCCGTCCCCCTGTCGTCCGTCGAGTGCACCGTACGCACGGGGCACTCCGCGAAAACCCCCACCTCGACGGAGCTCGTGCTGTCCGCCGGCGCGGGTGCCTCGGTCGGCCGGGCCCGGGCGGCCCTCGACGCGTGCTCGGAGGACTTCGCCCGGTACACCGGGCAGTCCTCACCCTGA
- the guaA gene encoding glutamine-hydrolyzing GMP synthase translates to MTSAPPAAASPDANPDAVLVVDFGAQYAQLIARRVREARVYSEIVPSTMPVAEMLARNPRAIILSGGPSSVYEEGAPRIDREIFEAGVPVFGMCYGFQLMATVLGGTVDNTGAREYGRTPLHVSRTGSTLFEGTPAEQSVWMSHGDACSAAPEGFTVTASTDVVPVAAFENDEKKLYGVQYHPEVMHSTHGQQILEHFLYRGAGIEPSWTTGNVIEEQVAAIREQVGDRRAICGLSGGVDSAVAAALVQRAIGSQLTCVYVDHGLMRKGETEQVEKDFVAATGVELKVVDAQERFLAALAGVTDPEEKRRIIGREFIRVFEQAQAEIVAEASGDQPVEFLVQGTLYPDVVESGGGTGTANIKSHHNVGGLPEDLEFKLIEPLRKLFKDEVRMVGQELGLPEEIVQRQPFPGPGLGIRIVGEVTRERLDLLREADAIAREELTAAGLDREIWQCPVVLLADVRSVGVQGDGRTYGHPIVLRPVSSEDAMTADWTRMPYDVLARISTRITNEVKDVNRVVLDVTSKPPGTIEWE, encoded by the coding sequence GTGACATCAGCGCCCCCTGCTGCCGCCTCGCCCGACGCCAACCCGGACGCAGTCCTCGTTGTCGACTTCGGCGCGCAGTACGCCCAGCTCATCGCCCGTAGGGTCCGCGAGGCCCGGGTCTACAGCGAGATCGTCCCGTCCACCATGCCGGTGGCCGAGATGCTCGCGAGGAACCCCAGGGCGATCATCCTCTCCGGCGGCCCCTCGTCCGTGTACGAGGAGGGCGCCCCCCGCATCGACCGCGAGATCTTCGAGGCCGGCGTCCCCGTCTTCGGCATGTGCTACGGCTTCCAGCTGATGGCGACGGTCCTCGGCGGCACGGTCGACAACACCGGAGCCCGCGAGTACGGCCGTACGCCGCTGCACGTCAGCAGGACCGGATCGACCCTGTTCGAGGGCACCCCCGCCGAGCAGTCGGTGTGGATGTCGCACGGCGACGCCTGCTCCGCCGCGCCCGAGGGCTTCACCGTCACCGCGTCCACGGACGTCGTGCCGGTCGCCGCCTTCGAGAACGACGAGAAGAAGCTGTACGGCGTGCAGTACCACCCCGAGGTGATGCACTCCACGCACGGCCAGCAGATCCTGGAGCACTTCCTCTACCGCGGCGCCGGCATCGAGCCCTCCTGGACGACCGGCAACGTCATCGAGGAGCAGGTCGCGGCCATCCGCGAGCAGGTCGGTGACAGGCGGGCCATCTGCGGCCTGTCCGGCGGCGTCGACTCCGCCGTGGCCGCCGCGCTCGTCCAGCGGGCCATCGGCTCCCAGCTGACCTGCGTGTACGTCGACCACGGCCTGATGCGCAAGGGCGAGACCGAGCAGGTCGAGAAGGACTTCGTCGCCGCGACCGGCGTCGAGTTGAAGGTCGTCGACGCGCAGGAGCGGTTCCTGGCCGCGCTCGCCGGGGTCACCGACCCCGAGGAGAAGCGCAGGATCATCGGCCGTGAGTTCATCCGCGTCTTCGAGCAGGCCCAGGCGGAGATCGTCGCGGAGGCGTCGGGCGACCAGCCCGTCGAGTTCCTGGTGCAGGGCACGCTCTACCCGGACGTGGTGGAGTCCGGCGGCGGTACGGGCACGGCCAACATCAAGTCCCACCACAACGTCGGCGGTCTCCCCGAGGACCTCGAGTTCAAGCTGATCGAGCCGCTGCGGAAGCTGTTCAAGGACGAGGTCCGCATGGTCGGCCAGGAGCTCGGCCTGCCGGAGGAGATCGTCCAGCGGCAGCCGTTCCCCGGCCCCGGCCTCGGCATCCGGATCGTCGGCGAGGTCACCAGGGAGCGCCTGGACCTGCTGCGCGAGGCCGACGCCATCGCCCGCGAGGAGCTGACCGCGGCCGGCCTGGACCGCGAGATCTGGCAGTGCCCCGTCGTCCTGCTCGCGGACGTGCGGTCCGTGGGCGTGCAGGGCGACGGCCGCACCTACGGCCACCCGATCGTGCTGCGTCCGGTCTCGTCCGAGGACGCCATGACGGCGGACTGGACGCGCATGCCGTACGACGTGCTCGCGCGCATCTCGACGCGGATCACCAACGAGGTGAAGGACGTCAACCGCGTCGTCCTCGACGTCACCAGCAAGCCCCCGGGCACCATCGAGTGGGAGTGA
- a CDS encoding GNAT family N-acetyltransferase has protein sequence MVVRGEDGYEIDTAPDRLNVVLVHHIALVHHRLSTGAFWALGRSRETVEQSVRASLGFGVYHPGGPPVAHARVVTDLATFARSCDVYVAPTHRGMGLGTWLAATVRDHLVPCRPKRVLLSTLDAHQVYERVGSVPFPDPQKMMVLNAPGPPP, from the coding sequence GTGGTCGTTCGCGGGGAAGACGGATACGAGATCGACACCGCTCCGGACCGCCTCAACGTCGTCTTGGTGCACCACATCGCCTTGGTGCACCACCGGCTTTCGACCGGCGCGTTCTGGGCCCTGGGGCGCAGCCGTGAGACGGTCGAGCAGTCCGTCCGCGCGTCCCTCGGCTTCGGGGTCTACCACCCCGGCGGTCCCCCGGTCGCACACGCGCGCGTCGTCACCGACCTCGCGACCTTCGCCCGTTCGTGCGACGTCTACGTCGCTCCTACCCACCGCGGCATGGGCCTGGGTACCTGGCTGGCGGCCACGGTCCGCGACCACCTGGTTCCTTGCCGGCCCAAGCGGGTGCTCCTGTCCACCCTCGACGCGCATCAGGTCTACGAGAGGGTCGGCTCCGTCCCCTTCCCGGATCCGCAGAAGATGATGGTCCTGAACGCCCCGGGGCCTCCCCCGTAG
- a CDS encoding C40 family peptidase: MAAHRKPRQRVFGGRAGRRAATLALAGAATATAFEGPAHAEPRLTAAQVKARVDRLHREAEAATEKYNDAREKADAARDRLDALRDEAARHTERLNAGRNALGATAAAQYRAGALGPVFRLVLSSDPDRYLRGAALAERVADRQAGAVASLRGQLVEIDRLRKEGDVHARELRTHEAELNRQKAAVQDRLATARGLLARLTTAERAAYGAVPRAGDPGRAGDGARAVTAADGVRAPNPRAARAVSYAYGAIGKPYLWGATGPSGYDCSGLAQAAWRAAGVALPRTTYSQINAGQRIARSQLAPGDLVFFYPGVSHVGIYVGGGRMIHAPRAGSTVRVASIDEMPWAGAVRIG; this comes from the coding sequence GTGGCAGCGCATAGGAAGCCCAGGCAACGCGTGTTCGGCGGACGGGCCGGCCGCAGGGCCGCCACCCTGGCCCTGGCCGGGGCCGCGACCGCCACCGCCTTCGAGGGCCCCGCGCACGCCGAGCCGCGCCTCACCGCCGCCCAGGTCAAGGCCCGGGTCGACCGGCTCCACCGCGAGGCGGAGGCCGCGACGGAGAAGTACAACGACGCCAGGGAGAAGGCCGACGCGGCGCGGGACCGGCTCGACGCCCTCCGCGACGAGGCCGCCCGGCACACCGAGCGCCTCAACGCCGGCCGCAACGCGCTCGGCGCCACCGCCGCCGCGCAGTACCGCGCCGGCGCCTTGGGCCCCGTCTTCCGGCTGGTGCTCTCCTCCGACCCCGACCGGTATCTGCGGGGCGCCGCCCTCGCCGAGCGGGTCGCCGACCGGCAGGCCGGCGCGGTGGCGTCCCTGCGCGGACAACTCGTCGAGATCGACCGGCTGCGGAAGGAGGGGGACGTGCACGCCCGCGAGCTGAGGACCCACGAGGCCGAACTGAACCGGCAGAAGGCCGCCGTCCAGGACAGGCTCGCCACCGCCCGGGGCCTCCTGGCCCGCCTCACCACCGCCGAACGCGCCGCGTACGGAGCCGTGCCGCGCGCGGGGGACCCGGGCCGCGCCGGCGACGGTGCCCGTGCGGTGACGGCGGCCGACGGGGTCCGGGCGCCGAACCCGCGCGCCGCGCGGGCCGTCTCGTACGCCTACGGGGCGATCGGCAAGCCGTACCTGTGGGGGGCGACCGGTCCGTCCGGGTACGACTGCTCGGGGCTGGCGCAGGCGGCGTGGCGGGCGGCCGGGGTGGCGCTGCCCCGGACGACGTACTCGCAGATCAACGCCGGGCAGCGGATCGCACGCTCCCAGCTCGCCCCGGGCGATCTGGTCTTCTTCTACCCGGGCGTCAGCCACGTCGGGATCTACGTCGGCGGGGGCAGGATGATCCACGCGCCGCGCGCGGGTTCGACGGTGCGGGTCGCGTCGATCGACGAGATGCCCTGGGCGGGCGCCGTCCGCATCGGCTGA
- a CDS encoding chorismate mutase: MTPSNAPARTPGEAATCRTSTETTGARTDDAAELIIGARERIDALDDRIIGLIRERMAASAVIQEARIGSGGRRVNLAREMEVLAHYRDALGRPGTALAMTVLELCRGRV, from the coding sequence ATGACCCCTTCGAACGCCCCCGCCCGAACGCCCGGCGAGGCCGCCACCTGCAGGACCTCCACCGAGACCACCGGAGCGCGCACGGACGACGCCGCGGAACTGATCATCGGAGCCCGCGAGCGCATCGACGCGCTCGACGACCGGATCATCGGCCTGATCCGGGAGCGGATGGCCGCGTCGGCCGTCATCCAGGAGGCCCGCATCGGTTCGGGCGGCCGCCGGGTGAACCTCGCCCGCGAGATGGAGGTGCTGGCCCACTACAGGGACGCCCTGGGCAGGCCGGGCACGGCGCTGGCGATGACGGTGCTGGAGCTGTGCCGGGGCCGCGTCTGA
- a CDS encoding YwqJ-related putative deaminase produces the protein MSPQPDWHGQSAGKMKHHRRDALDVNHLSEEEQRAALVRETRALADDAQKQEAGHNPPGKDRLVKACAGGLLHEGTLTSHTSSTKRHGQSQLDVHPALKNVLDQVENQIRADGENPGAGHGKCAEIALVSDRLRSIEDRDGKAIGTPDDIRSAMSGALVYSLRIGEQDSPTGLKEHGDYKEPCRSCSRILPLIGVTAHV, from the coding sequence ATGTCCCCGCAGCCGGACTGGCACGGCCAGAGCGCGGGGAAGATGAAACACCACCGGCGCGACGCCCTCGATGTGAACCACCTCAGCGAAGAGGAACAGCGGGCCGCTCTGGTCCGGGAGACGCGCGCCCTGGCCGACGACGCCCAGAAGCAGGAAGCGGGGCACAACCCGCCCGGTAAGGACCGTCTGGTGAAGGCGTGCGCGGGCGGGCTCCTGCACGAGGGAACGCTGACGAGCCACACCAGCTCCACGAAACGCCACGGCCAGTCGCAGCTCGACGTCCACCCCGCACTGAAGAACGTTCTCGACCAGGTGGAGAACCAGATCCGGGCGGACGGCGAGAACCCGGGCGCAGGGCACGGGAAGTGTGCGGAGATCGCGCTCGTCTCGGACCGGCTGCGTAGTATAGAAGACAGGGACGGGAAAGCGATCGGTACACCGGACGACATACGCAGCGCGATGAGCGGGGCGCTTGTCTACTCCCTGCGGATCGGGGAGCAGGATTCCCCCACCGGACTGAAGGAGCACGGTGACTACAAAGAGCCGTGCCGGTCCTGTTCGAGGATTCTCCCGCTGATCGGTGTCACGGCACACGTCTAG
- a CDS encoding response regulator transcription factor, translating to MTTTGQAAGGAAERRARVVLVDDHRMFRTGVQAEIGRTEETGVEVVGEAADVDQAVAVINATRPEVVLLDVHLPGGGGVEVLRRCAPLAADTEHPVRFLALSVSDAAEDVIGVIRGGARGYVTKTITGADLVDSIFRVQEGDAVFSPRLAGFVLDAFASTDAPPVDEDLDRLTQREREVLRLIARGYAYKEIAKQLFISVKTVESHVSAVLRKLQLSNRHELTRWATARRLV from the coding sequence ATGACGACGACCGGACAGGCGGCCGGAGGGGCTGCGGAGCGCCGGGCGCGGGTGGTGCTCGTCGACGACCACCGGATGTTCCGCACCGGCGTGCAGGCCGAGATCGGACGCACGGAGGAGACCGGGGTGGAGGTGGTCGGAGAGGCCGCCGACGTGGACCAGGCGGTCGCCGTCATCAACGCCACCCGACCCGAGGTGGTCCTCCTCGACGTGCACCTGCCGGGCGGCGGCGGGGTGGAGGTGCTCCGCCGCTGCGCCCCGCTGGCGGCGGACACCGAGCACCCGGTGCGGTTTCTCGCGCTGTCCGTGTCCGACGCGGCGGAGGACGTCATCGGCGTCATCCGGGGCGGCGCACGCGGGTACGTCACCAAGACCATCACCGGTGCCGACCTGGTCGACTCGATCTTCCGGGTGCAGGAGGGCGACGCGGTGTTCTCGCCGCGACTGGCCGGCTTCGTGCTGGACGCGTTCGCCTCCACGGACGCGCCGCCCGTCGACGAGGACCTGGACCGGCTCACCCAGCGCGAGCGGGAGGTGCTGCGGCTCATCGCGCGCGGCTACGCGTACAAGGAGATCGCGAAGCAGCTCTTCATCTCGGTGAAGACGGTCGAGTCCCACGTCTCCGCGGTGCTGCGGAAGCTCCAGTTGTCCAACCGGCACGAACTGACCCGCTGGGCGACGGCCCGCCGGCTGGTGTGA
- a CDS encoding YwqJ-related putative deaminase codes for MSDLVPGVAASLLVRGQIYSHTNLAGDSEPRLHPSVRRFFDTLPVEQREPFLGYCAESALVSDQLWGLDRQRNDPGPTTLDEAVAHFAGAVLVSKKIRAQGDPEHGTPAKVCRSCSALLRRLGIDVIGS; via the coding sequence TTGTCTGACCTCGTCCCCGGGGTAGCGGCGTCGCTGCTGGTCCGTGGTCAGATCTACAGCCACACCAACCTCGCCGGTGACAGCGAACCCCGACTCCACCCCTCCGTACGGCGGTTCTTCGACACCCTGCCGGTGGAGCAGCGCGAGCCCTTCCTCGGATACTGCGCCGAATCGGCTCTGGTGTCCGACCAGTTGTGGGGTCTGGACCGTCAGCGCAACGATCCCGGACCGACCACCCTCGACGAGGCCGTCGCCCACTTCGCCGGTGCCGTCCTCGTCTCGAAGAAGATCCGTGCCCAGGGCGACCCCGAGCACGGCACCCCCGCTAAGGTGTGCCGCTCCTGCTCGGCGCTGCTCCGCCGCCTCGGTATCGACGTCATCGGGTCATGA
- a CDS encoding ATP-binding protein, with the protein MPVAARMPETTDDPPVRRLYRSADGRMLGGVARGLAGHLGLPVAWVRLAFLGLFLADGPLGVLLYAAFWIAVPLGVGGRPSGPRTLFEAAPDGRRRLRKPDRGQAVALIALLVGAAVFVGTADLGGEANRYVWPALLVGVGVVLVWRQADNARRARWTESGRGRRLFQLARGLAGVSLVGLGLAVFLVVRGSAAQLGTALTAAIAVLAGMALLAGPWLVRMSQDLTEERTMRIRAQERAEVAAHVHDSVLHTLTLIQRSAGDAAEVRRLARAQERELRNWLYRPEGTGRDDAEEPETLADAVRRAAAEVEDKHGVPLEVVVVGDCPLDERLAAQMQAAREAMVNAAKYGGGGGPVQVYAEVEGRTVFVSVRDRGPGFDLGSVPADRMGVRESIIGRMRRYGGTARVRSAPDGGTEVELEMDRVEEADG; encoded by the coding sequence ATGCCCGTCGCCGCCCGCATGCCCGAGACGACCGACGATCCGCCCGTGCGCAGGCTCTACCGCAGCGCCGACGGCCGGATGCTCGGCGGTGTCGCGCGCGGGCTGGCCGGTCACCTGGGGCTGCCGGTGGCGTGGGTGCGGCTCGCGTTCCTCGGGCTGTTCCTCGCGGACGGCCCGCTCGGCGTCCTGCTGTACGCGGCGTTCTGGATCGCCGTGCCGCTCGGCGTGGGCGGCCGCCCCAGCGGGCCGCGCACGCTGTTCGAGGCGGCGCCCGACGGACGCCGCCGCCTGCGCAAGCCCGACAGGGGGCAGGCCGTCGCGCTGATCGCGCTGCTGGTCGGTGCGGCCGTGTTCGTCGGCACGGCCGACCTGGGCGGCGAGGCGAACCGGTACGTGTGGCCGGCCCTCCTCGTCGGCGTGGGCGTCGTGCTGGTGTGGCGGCAGGCCGACAACGCGCGTCGTGCCCGGTGGACCGAGTCGGGCCGCGGCAGGCGGTTGTTCCAGCTGGCCCGCGGCCTGGCCGGGGTGTCGCTCGTCGGCCTGGGACTCGCGGTGTTCCTGGTGGTGCGCGGGTCCGCCGCCCAGCTGGGCACGGCACTGACGGCGGCGATAGCGGTGCTGGCCGGCATGGCGCTGCTCGCCGGGCCCTGGCTCGTACGGATGTCGCAGGACCTGACCGAGGAGCGGACCATGCGCATCCGGGCTCAGGAGCGCGCCGAGGTCGCCGCGCACGTCCACGACTCGGTACTGCACACCCTGACGCTGATACAGCGCAGTGCCGGAGACGCCGCCGAGGTCCGCCGTCTGGCCCGTGCCCAGGAGCGGGAGCTGCGGAACTGGCTGTACCGGCCCGAGGGCACCGGCAGGGACGACGCGGAGGAGCCGGAGACGCTCGCCGACGCCGTGCGCAGGGCCGCCGCCGAGGTCGAGGACAAGCACGGCGTGCCGCTGGAAGTCGTGGTCGTCGGCGACTGCCCGCTCGACGAGCGGCTGGCCGCGCAGATGCAGGCCGCGCGCGAGGCGATGGTCAACGCCGCCAAGTACGGTGGCGGAGGCGGCCCCGTGCAGGTCTACGCGGAGGTCGAGGGCCGTACGGTCTTCGTCTCCGTACGGGACCGGGGGCCCGGCTTCGACCTCGGCTCCGTCCCCGCGGACCGGATGGGCGTACGAGAATCGATCATCGGCCGGATGCGGCGTTACGGCGGCACCGCACGTGTACGGTCCGCGCCGGACGGCGGTACGGAGGTCGAGTTGGAGATGGACAGGGTCGAGGAGGCGGACGGATGA
- a CDS encoding alpha/beta hydrolase-fold protein, producing the protein MSLTGTPFLVTAIALAALAVVLPLTLWNRVRGPFPVRCLARLAMVGFAQVTAMLVVFVAVNNANGLFSGWADLLGREDHVDAAPDLGPDGLGGRRITDLPKTGQTFRPVAAPLDGRIRTTLLRGRVSGVTAEVYVWLPPQYDDPAYRDVRFPVVELFSGYPGTPSSWFAGLRVTERLEPLMRKGKVAPFILVAPRTKLLGDADAGCANVPGVVNAETWVSVDVRKMITDHFRAVTTPDGWAAAGFSAGGHCAAKVALAHPDRYRYAVSMSGYNDPAAEPDSITARDPALRRANNPLTILREASAPPRLTLLYTGDGDDGHRQGLELRAAARPPTHVEVRRVAGGHRTSTWAGEVPAVFTWLTGRLEGAGAGAGAAATVPPANQRAARTDEPNR; encoded by the coding sequence ATGAGCCTGACGGGTACCCCCTTCCTCGTGACCGCGATCGCGCTCGCCGCCCTGGCGGTCGTCCTGCCGCTCACGCTGTGGAACCGGGTGCGGGGGCCGTTCCCCGTCCGCTGCCTGGCCCGGCTGGCCATGGTGGGCTTCGCCCAGGTGACGGCGATGCTGGTGGTCTTCGTCGCGGTGAACAACGCCAACGGCCTGTTCAGCGGCTGGGCCGACCTCCTCGGCCGCGAGGACCACGTCGACGCGGCCCCAGACCTCGGTCCGGACGGGCTCGGCGGTCGCCGGATCACCGACCTGCCGAAGACGGGGCAGACGTTCCGGCCGGTCGCCGCGCCGCTCGACGGCCGCATCCGGACCACGCTCCTCCGGGGCCGGGTGTCGGGCGTCACCGCCGAGGTGTACGTCTGGCTGCCGCCGCAGTACGACGACCCCGCCTACCGGGACGTGAGGTTCCCCGTGGTGGAGCTGTTCTCCGGTTACCCCGGCACCCCCTCGTCCTGGTTCGCCGGGCTGCGCGTCACCGAGCGGTTGGAGCCGCTCATGCGGAAGGGGAAGGTGGCGCCGTTCATCCTCGTCGCACCCCGCACCAAGCTCCTCGGCGACGCCGACGCGGGCTGCGCCAACGTGCCGGGCGTCGTCAACGCCGAGACGTGGGTCAGCGTCGACGTACGGAAGATGATCACCGATCACTTCCGGGCCGTCACCACGCCGGACGGCTGGGCGGCCGCGGGGTTCTCGGCGGGCGGCCACTGCGCGGCGAAGGTCGCCCTGGCCCATCCCGACCGCTACCGGTACGCGGTCAGCATGTCCGGCTACAACGACCCGGCCGCCGAACCCGACTCCATCACCGCTCGGGACCCGGCGCTGCGGCGGGCCAACAATCCGCTCACCATCCTCCGGGAGGCGTCCGCCCCGCCCCGCCTGACCCTCCTCTACACGGGCGACGGTGACGACGGCCACCGCCAGGGGCTCGAACTGCGTGCCGCCGCCCGGCCCCCGACACACGTAGAGGTACGCCGCGTCGCCGGCGGGCACCGCACGTCGACGTGGGCGGGGGAGGTCCCCGCGGTGTTCACCTGGCTGACGGGACGGTTGGAGGGAGCGGGAGCGGGAGCGGGAGCGGCCGCGACCGTGCCGCCGGCGAACCAACGAGCCGCCAGAACCGACGAGCCGAACCGGTAG
- a CDS encoding SUKH-3 domain-containing protein yields MPILSSAEEVDAWLAKAGWYPGRDVGEEAAEAVMTVVERYRSYGVEIEPSAPALAFVREHAFLRAVIDTAPENIAVFTPHLVFKGDAEEIGELAVDLGAKLFPVGYDTYDGSTVLMDEKGRFFFSHHTGAYYLGSEKYEALMNLMSSNLEDAEDYFV; encoded by the coding sequence ATGCCGATTCTTTCTTCGGCTGAGGAAGTGGATGCCTGGCTGGCGAAAGCCGGATGGTATCCCGGCCGTGACGTCGGCGAGGAAGCGGCTGAGGCGGTCATGACGGTGGTGGAGCGGTACCGATCCTACGGTGTGGAGATCGAACCCTCCGCGCCCGCCCTCGCGTTCGTCAGGGAGCACGCGTTCCTGCGTGCCGTCATCGACACCGCCCCCGAGAACATCGCCGTCTTCACGCCGCATCTCGTCTTCAAGGGGGATGCCGAGGAGATCGGCGAGCTTGCCGTCGATCTGGGTGCGAAGCTCTTTCCGGTCGGCTACGACACATACGACGGCTCCACCGTCCTCATGGACGAGAAGGGGCGGTTCTTCTTCTCACACCACACCGGAGCCTACTATCTCGGGAGTGAGAAGTACGAGGCGCTGATGAACCTGATGAGCAGCAACCTGGAAGACGCGGAGGATTACTTTGTCTGA